A single region of the Bacteroidota bacterium genome encodes:
- a CDS encoding STAS domain-containing protein — MQIKEKIENNVAILSLKGDLLGEPDTTTIREKIHSLCSDQVKQVVLDLGGVNYMNSSGLGTLIAALTTVRNSGGDLRLARVEGKVQNLFVMTQLVKVFDTYETVDRALASFKTGKP; from the coding sequence ATGCAGATCAAAGAAAAAATCGAGAATAATGTCGCGATCCTGAGCTTGAAGGGCGACCTGCTTGGCGAGCCCGACACGACGACTATTCGCGAGAAGATCCATAGCCTTTGCAGCGACCAGGTGAAGCAGGTCGTTCTCGATCTGGGCGGGGTTAATTATATGAACAGTTCCGGCCTCGGAACCTTGATTGCCGCGCTGACGACGGTTCGGAACTCCGGAGGCGATTTGCGCCTTGCGCGCGTGGAGGGGAAAGTCCAGAACCTCTTCGTCATGACCCAGCTTGTAAAAGTCTTTGACACCTACGAGACGGTCGACCGGGCTCTTGCGAGTTTCAAAACGGGGAAACCCTAA
- a CDS encoding Gldg family protein produces MKSPVNRREAILRLLLALGVIVVLNVAGLRLFKRIDLTQDKIYTLSDASRNLAKSLDDKFLVKVYFSSDLPPEYQNNKRYLNDQLDEYRAYAGGNFQYEFIDPSKKEELKQEAQRYGVPPVQIQVLKEDRLQVQEAYMGLVFLFGDKQEHLPVVQSTSNLEYEISSAMKKLTSKELKKVGFLSGHGEPSLQQMSRLQEMLSKQYSVTNVDLSGGKAIPADLSVLAVVAPDKPFKSWEKFLIDQYLMRGGKIAFLLNKVNATLQAQQARPLNLDIDDMLESYGVRVNTDLVRDVNCAYVTVSQQAGFMVMQNQVPFYYLPNASEFDRTSPVVKDLRSVTLYFASSIDTSLARPKSLTPRVLLKSSGHSGRAENVFVINPTVQMTPDMFKEAGIPLAVTVEGSFMSAFSGKPVLIDSTVRNQIDTTGRFVAGRASKIAVVGDGDFLQDQLSGGNKDNFIFASNLIDWLADDIGLASIRARDNSSKPLDETGEGTKTLLKGINLGVPPLLVILVGVVRWRMRISKRKRLESRGL; encoded by the coding sequence ATGAAATCGCCTGTGAACCGCCGCGAGGCGATCCTCCGTCTCCTGCTCGCCCTCGGGGTGATCGTGGTCCTCAACGTCGCCGGGCTCCGTTTGTTCAAGCGGATCGACCTGACCCAGGACAAGATTTACACGCTCTCGGACGCCAGCAGAAACCTCGCCAAATCGCTCGACGACAAGTTTCTCGTGAAAGTCTATTTCAGCTCGGACCTCCCTCCGGAATACCAGAACAACAAGCGCTACCTCAACGACCAGCTCGACGAATACCGGGCCTACGCGGGGGGGAATTTTCAATATGAGTTCATCGACCCCAGCAAGAAAGAGGAGCTGAAGCAGGAAGCCCAGCGCTACGGCGTCCCGCCGGTACAGATCCAGGTCCTTAAGGAGGACCGGCTGCAGGTCCAGGAGGCGTACATGGGGCTCGTGTTCCTTTTCGGGGACAAGCAGGAGCACCTGCCGGTCGTCCAATCGACCTCCAACCTGGAATACGAGATCAGTTCCGCGATGAAGAAGCTCACCTCGAAGGAACTGAAGAAGGTCGGATTCCTCTCCGGCCACGGCGAGCCCTCCCTGCAACAGATGAGCCGTCTTCAGGAGATGCTCTCGAAACAGTATTCGGTGACGAACGTCGATCTCTCCGGCGGCAAGGCGATCCCCGCCGACCTTTCGGTGCTCGCCGTCGTCGCACCGGACAAGCCGTTCAAGAGCTGGGAGAAATTCCTCATCGACCAGTATCTCATGCGGGGGGGAAAGATCGCGTTCCTCCTCAACAAGGTGAACGCCACGCTGCAGGCGCAGCAGGCGCGTCCGCTGAACCTCGACATCGACGACATGCTTGAATCGTACGGGGTGCGCGTCAACACCGACCTCGTCCGGGATGTCAACTGCGCGTACGTGACCGTGAGCCAGCAGGCGGGGTTCATGGTCATGCAGAACCAGGTGCCGTTTTACTACCTCCCCAATGCGAGCGAGTTCGACCGCACCAGCCCCGTCGTCAAGGACCTGCGGTCGGTCACGCTCTACTTCGCCAGTTCGATCGACACGAGCCTTGCCCGCCCGAAGAGCCTGACCCCCCGCGTTCTCCTGAAATCCTCGGGCCACAGCGGCAGGGCCGAGAACGTGTTTGTCATCAACCCGACTGTCCAGATGACGCCGGACATGTTCAAGGAGGCGGGAATCCCTCTGGCCGTGACCGTCGAGGGATCCTTCATGAGCGCATTCTCCGGCAAGCCGGTCCTCATCGATAGCACGGTGCGGAATCAGATCGACACGACCGGGAGGTTCGTCGCGGGCAGGGCGTCGAAAATAGCGGTCGTCGGAGACGGCGATTTTCTTCAGGATCAGCTCTCCGGGGGGAACAAGGACAACTTTATCTTTGCGAGCAATCTCATCGACTGGCTGGCGGACGACATCGGGCTTGCCTCGATTCGCGCCCGCGACAACAGCAGCAAGCCGCTCGACGAGACCGGCGAAGGAACCAAAACCCTGCTGAAGGGAATCAACCTCGGCGTACCTCCCCTTCTCGTGATCCTTGTCGGCGTCGTGAGATGGCGAATGCGGATATCGAAGCGAAAACGACTCGAATCGAGAGGACTGTAA
- a CDS encoding YbhB/YbcL family Raf kinase inhibitor-like protein produces MRISSSAFQDGKPIPTKYAHPGVTGGKNISLPLAWTDVPPEAKSFALSIVDPHPVANNWVHWIAVNIPRSASGLAEGASGASMPPGSKELYNTYGMLGYGGPEPPKGSGPHPYIVTLHALNVESLDLAANISLSAFGKALEGKIIASAKMTGIYER; encoded by the coding sequence ATGCGCATCTCCTCATCCGCATTTCAAGACGGAAAACCAATTCCCACCAAATACGCCCACCCGGGCGTGACAGGCGGAAAGAATATCTCCCTCCCCCTGGCGTGGACTGATGTTCCCCCGGAGGCAAAATCGTTCGCGTTGTCGATTGTAGATCCCCATCCCGTTGCAAACAACTGGGTGCATTGGATTGCCGTGAACATACCACGGTCTGCCTCAGGGCTGGCCGAGGGAGCTTCCGGCGCCTCAATGCCCCCCGGTTCGAAGGAACTCTATAATACCTATGGAATGTTAGGATACGGCGGGCCGGAGCCACCAAAGGGCTCGGGTCCCCATCCCTATATAGTGACTCTCCACGCGCTCAACGTGGAGTCGCTGGATCTCGCGGCAAACATCTCCCTTTCGGCGTTTGGGAAGGCCCTCGAAGGGAAAATCATCGCATCCGCGAAGATGACGGGGATCTACGAACGGTAG
- a CDS encoding ATP-binding cassette domain-containing protein: protein MSILVSNLSKYYGDAKAVDDISFEVHSGEILGFLGPNGAGKTTSMRIITSYLMPSSGSVQVEGMDVVAESLAVRRLVGYLPEQNPLYLDMNVLEYLEYSAQLLGVGKAMVPRRLKEMVQICGLGEMIHKDISQLSKGYRQRVGLAAAMIHDPRVLILDEPTSGLDPNQIVEIRKLIQDLGKEKTVVLSTHILPEVQATCNRVVIINRGKIVADGPIEDLQRSLHGGEKVVFEVEVADGEPFDLVSMQVKAIPAIETVSLLEERNGVKKMSIATSRAVDIRKDLFLLCVQRGWGLLELHREQTSLEDIFRQLTSDPAK, encoded by the coding sequence ATGTCTATTCTCGTAAGCAATCTCTCGAAGTATTACGGCGACGCGAAGGCGGTCGACGATATTTCCTTCGAGGTTCACTCCGGCGAGATCCTCGGTTTCCTCGGTCCGAACGGCGCGGGGAAAACGACTTCGATGCGGATCATCACGAGTTATCTCATGCCCAGCTCGGGCTCCGTTCAGGTCGAGGGGATGGATGTCGTGGCTGAATCCCTGGCGGTCCGCCGCCTCGTCGGTTACCTGCCCGAGCAAAACCCCCTCTATCTGGATATGAACGTGCTCGAATACCTCGAGTACTCGGCGCAACTGCTCGGAGTCGGGAAGGCCATGGTGCCCCGGCGCCTGAAGGAAATGGTGCAGATCTGCGGCCTCGGGGAAATGATTCACAAAGATATCAGCCAGCTTTCCAAAGGGTATCGCCAGAGAGTCGGGCTCGCGGCTGCCATGATCCACGATCCCCGGGTCCTGATCCTGGACGAACCGACGAGCGGGCTGGATCCGAATCAGATCGTGGAGATCCGGAAGCTGATCCAGGACCTCGGGAAGGAAAAAACCGTCGTCCTCTCGACCCACATCCTCCCGGAGGTTCAGGCGACCTGCAACCGGGTCGTGATCATCAACCGGGGAAAAATCGTCGCGGACGGACCGATCGAGGACCTGCAGCGCAGCCTGCACGGCGGCGAGAAGGTGGTGTTCGAGGTCGAAGTCGCCGACGGCGAGCCGTTCGATCTGGTTTCCATGCAGGTCAAGGCGATCCCCGCCATCGAGACCGTTTCGCTGCTCGAGGAGCGGAACGGGGTGAAGAAAATGAGCATTGCGACCTCCCGGGCGGTGGATATCCGGAAAGACCTCTTCCTGCTCTGTGTCCAGAGGGGATGGGGACTCCTCGAGCTCCACCGCGAACAGACCAGCCTCGAGGATATTTTCCGTCAACTTACTTCCGATCCGGCCAAATGA
- a CDS encoding 3-dehydroquinate synthase family protein, translating to MRTITVELGERSYPIYVGRGILTDLPGKFSSHKLSSRIAIVSDRNVASRHLKRLSGILRRSGIPFIPLLMPAGERQKSLSRFNTMTTQLLGAGHRRGSAIAAFGGGVVGDVAGFVAANYRRGTPFVQIPTTLLGQVESALGGKVGVNHPLAKNAVGTFYQPKFVFSDIDLLLTLTPRELICGLGEVLKYAILDAGIYAFIDAHLDSIVRLDPEILEETVVRCNMLKAAMISEDERETRPEGGRMVLNLGHRIGHVLEELSNFRLHHGEAVVVGLRWELAIARAAGVIDKPAWEEINRLLERIAFRPDLGFIRMDSLIGAIFGREGKARFVLPAGLGKVTTTDSLQPRLVRSVLKSLVPAR from the coding sequence ATGCGCACGATCACGGTCGAGCTCGGCGAGCGGAGCTACCCGATCTACGTCGGGCGGGGGATTCTGACCGATCTTCCCGGGAAATTCTCCTCGCACAAACTTTCGTCCAGGATCGCGATTGTGTCCGACAGAAACGTCGCCTCCCGGCACCTGAAGCGGTTATCCGGCATCCTGCGGCGTTCCGGAATCCCGTTCATCCCCCTCCTCATGCCCGCCGGTGAGCGGCAGAAGTCGCTCTCCCGTTTCAACACGATGACCACGCAACTCCTCGGGGCGGGCCACCGGCGAGGTTCCGCTATCGCGGCCTTCGGCGGAGGGGTGGTCGGCGACGTGGCCGGATTTGTTGCAGCAAACTACCGGCGCGGCACGCCGTTCGTGCAGATCCCCACCACGCTCCTCGGCCAGGTGGAGAGCGCGCTCGGGGGGAAAGTGGGCGTCAACCATCCCCTTGCGAAAAACGCCGTCGGAACGTTCTACCAGCCGAAGTTTGTCTTCTCCGACATCGATCTCCTGTTGACGCTTACCCCCCGGGAGCTCATCTGCGGATTGGGGGAGGTGTTGAAGTACGCAATTCTCGACGCCGGGATCTATGCGTTCATCGACGCGCATCTCGATTCGATCGTGCGGCTGGATCCGGAGATCCTCGAGGAGACAGTCGTGCGCTGCAACATGCTGAAGGCCGCGATGATTTCTGAAGACGAGCGGGAGACGCGTCCCGAAGGGGGGAGGATGGTGTTGAACCTCGGACACAGGATCGGCCATGTCCTCGAGGAATTGTCGAATTTCAGGCTGCACCACGGCGAGGCGGTCGTCGTCGGGCTCCGGTGGGAGCTCGCGATCGCCAGGGCGGCGGGAGTCATCGACAAACCGGCCTGGGAAGAAATCAACCGGTTGCTGGAACGGATCGCATTCCGGCCCGATCTCGGGTTCATCCGGATGGACTCCCTGATCGGGGCCATCTTCGGGCGGGAAGGGAAAGCAAGGTTTGTGCTTCCAGCGGGACTGGGAAAGGTGACCACCACCGACTCGCTCCAGCCCCGTCTGGTGCGGTCGGTGTTGAAGAGCCTTGTTCCCGCACGATAA
- a CDS encoding ABC transporter permease subunit codes for MNFHNIKYIFLKELRSFFNSPVAYIVIVVYLVILGWFFTSNLFISNLATLRTVFEMTPFLLLFFAPAMTMRLISEEKKSGTLELLITKPIQEGEIIAGKFLAAWALYFFTLLPTLCYYGTVAAVGSLDAGSVIGGYLGLLLVGGVFLAISVFGSSVTENQVVAFIVSLFIVFVLFMLDKVLFYLPTSVGIIPIGSILQFISIDYHFSNIARGVIDSRDLVYYASAVGFSLLLATVVLQKRRWA; via the coding sequence ATGAATTTTCACAACATCAAGTACATTTTTCTGAAGGAGCTCCGCTCTTTTTTTAATTCACCGGTCGCGTACATCGTTATCGTCGTCTATCTCGTGATCCTCGGGTGGTTCTTCACGAGCAACCTCTTCATCAGCAATCTCGCCACCCTCCGCACGGTGTTCGAGATGACGCCGTTCCTCCTCCTCTTCTTCGCCCCCGCGATGACCATGCGTCTGATCTCGGAGGAGAAGAAATCCGGCACGCTGGAGCTCCTGATCACGAAACCCATCCAGGAAGGCGAAATCATCGCCGGGAAGTTCCTCGCGGCATGGGCGCTCTACTTCTTCACCCTCCTCCCGACGCTCTGCTACTACGGGACCGTCGCGGCGGTCGGCAGCCTCGACGCCGGCTCCGTGATCGGGGGATATCTCGGACTTCTGCTCGTCGGCGGCGTGTTTCTTGCGATCAGCGTCTTCGGCTCCTCGGTGACCGAAAACCAGGTGGTGGCGTTTATCGTCAGCCTCTTCATCGTGTTTGTCCTCTTCATGCTGGACAAGGTGCTCTTTTACCTCCCCACGTCTGTCGGGATCATCCCGATCGGGAGCATCCTGCAATTCATCAGCATCGACTATCACTTTTCGAACATCGCGCGGGGAGTCATCGACTCCCGCGATCTGGTCTATTACGCCTCCGCGGTCGGCTTCTCCCTGCTGCTTGCGACCGTGGTGCTTCAGAAACGGAGGTGGGCGTGA
- a CDS encoding peptidylprolyl isomerase, whose product MTSIRERLTTFFSVFAGLFVVYIVLDWGMDITGRRHNQQTQAGLEVGKIDGDPVSYKDFSEIVRQMSDNQKTQTGTEPDENQLRNIRDQVWNQLVEQRLFDEQAKQFNISVTDQELIDWVRGDNPPDFLRSQFVDSTGTFDRQRYESALLDPRNKKQLLTVEDFLRKQRLREKLQSTVLASVRVTDDEILQRFTDQNIRCEADYILFDPAVLVKDDEVKVSDDELRRYYNDHTGEYKVDASRRLKYVLFFEQASRADSDGVLAEMKDIVKRTNSGADFLDLAKTYSETPISETYFKRGELSEPRNTAVFGAKAGDLIGPTLEGDGYHLIKVLDIRAGKDDYINARHILVNIENNDSVAALKTAKDLYARAKRGEDFSALAKKYSKDAGSGARGGDLGWFGKGRMVKQFDEAAFKARTGQIIGPVRTQFGYHIIQVVARDNREVKIADLHMAIAVSSKTKSDLQQHAQELSYFSQQGDFTKEAEKNKYSINETPPFVKNGIIPGVGMNSAVNKFAFSGKAGAISDPLSVQTGTAVFMISEVKEAGIRPFDELKTSIETQLRHEKKMEKLKAMALELRQSASGADSLQKIAQKKPGLSVQHLPPFAMGSFIPGLGRDLGFIGGISELKPGEISKPIEGQRGVYLARIVNKTPFDSTLYKSQKDAIRSQLMTDKRTRFLTDWSDQLKKSADIVDNRDQFYK is encoded by the coding sequence ATGACCAGCATACGAGAAAGACTGACGACCTTTTTCTCCGTCTTTGCGGGACTCTTCGTCGTCTACATCGTTTTGGACTGGGGAATGGATATCACAGGCCGCAGGCATAACCAGCAAACCCAGGCCGGCCTCGAAGTCGGAAAAATCGACGGTGATCCGGTTTCCTACAAGGATTTCTCCGAAATCGTCCGACAGATGTCGGATAATCAGAAGACCCAGACAGGCACCGAGCCGGATGAAAACCAGTTGAGAAACATCCGGGACCAGGTCTGGAACCAGCTCGTCGAGCAGCGTCTTTTTGACGAACAGGCAAAACAATTTAATATCAGCGTCACCGACCAGGAACTGATCGACTGGGTCCGGGGCGATAATCCTCCCGACTTCCTCCGGTCGCAATTCGTCGATTCCACGGGCACCTTCGACCGGCAGCGCTACGAGTCCGCCCTCCTCGATCCCCGCAACAAGAAGCAGTTGCTGACCGTCGAAGACTTTCTCCGGAAACAGAGATTGCGGGAAAAGCTGCAGAGCACGGTTCTCGCGAGCGTGCGGGTCACCGACGACGAGATACTCCAGCGGTTCACGGACCAGAACATCAGGTGCGAAGCCGATTACATCCTCTTCGACCCGGCGGTCCTCGTGAAGGACGACGAAGTCAAGGTTTCCGACGACGAGCTCCGGCGGTACTACAACGATCATACGGGCGAATACAAAGTCGATGCCTCGAGACGGCTCAAGTACGTCCTGTTCTTCGAGCAGGCGTCGCGCGCCGATTCCGACGGCGTGCTGGCGGAAATGAAGGACATCGTCAAACGGACGAATTCCGGGGCGGACTTTTTGGACCTCGCAAAGACCTACTCGGAAACACCGATCTCCGAGACGTACTTCAAGCGCGGCGAACTTTCCGAACCGAGAAACACGGCGGTCTTCGGCGCGAAGGCTGGAGACCTGATCGGCCCCACACTTGAGGGCGACGGATACCATCTCATCAAAGTGCTCGACATCCGCGCGGGGAAGGACGACTATATCAACGCGCGTCACATCCTGGTCAACATCGAGAACAACGACAGCGTGGCGGCCCTGAAGACCGCGAAGGATTTGTACGCGAGAGCGAAGCGCGGGGAGGATTTCTCCGCCCTCGCCAAGAAATATTCCAAGGACGCCGGCTCGGGAGCCCGCGGGGGAGATCTCGGATGGTTCGGCAAGGGCCGCATGGTGAAACAGTTCGACGAGGCGGCATTCAAGGCGCGCACGGGACAGATCATCGGGCCCGTCCGCACGCAGTTCGGATACCACATCATCCAGGTGGTCGCGAGGGATAACCGGGAGGTGAAGATCGCGGACCTCCATATGGCGATCGCGGTCAGCTCCAAGACAAAGAGCGACCTCCAGCAGCACGCGCAGGAACTCTCCTATTTCTCGCAGCAGGGTGATTTCACGAAGGAGGCGGAGAAGAACAAGTATTCCATCAACGAGACTCCTCCCTTCGTCAAGAACGGAATCATTCCGGGCGTCGGTATGAATTCCGCGGTCAACAAGTTTGCGTTCAGCGGAAAGGCCGGCGCGATCAGCGATCCTCTCAGCGTCCAGACCGGGACCGCCGTGTTCATGATCTCGGAAGTCAAAGAAGCCGGAATCCGCCCGTTCGACGAACTGAAAACTTCGATCGAGACCCAGCTCCGTCACGAGAAGAAGATGGAGAAACTGAAGGCGATGGCGCTTGAGTTGCGCCAGTCGGCCTCCGGCGCGGACAGCCTGCAGAAGATTGCGCAAAAAAAGCCCGGTCTCAGCGTGCAGCACCTCCCCCCCTTCGCGATGGGGAGCTTTATTCCGGGTCTCGGCCGCGACCTTGGTTTCATCGGCGGGATCTCCGAGCTGAAGCCCGGTGAGATTTCAAAACCGATCGAAGGGCAGCGGGGCGTGTATCTGGCGAGGATCGTGAACAAGACCCCGTTCGATTCCACGCTCTACAAGAGCCAGAAGGATGCGATCCGCAGCCAACTGATGACGGACAAGAGAACCCGGTTCCTGACCGACTGGTCGGACCAGTTGAAGAAAAGCGCGGATATCGTCGACAACCGCGACCAGTTTTACAAGTAG
- a CDS encoding threonine synthase, which translates to MRNTFFTHLRCSACNKTLPGDIVQTVCPACGKALVAEYDLSAARKELPRRDFASHERGLWKYRKLLPVSDDSAVITLGEGSTPVLRTARLGTELELDRLFIKEEGLNPTGSFKARGISLAVSRAKELGIREVAMPSAGNAGGALAAYAAKAGIAAHIFMPRDTPLVNVREASFFGARVELVQGVISDAAKRMNELRPGTNWFDMSTMKEPYRLEGKKTMGFELAEQFEWDLPEVIIYPTGGGTGLIGMWKAFNELETLGWISSKRPKMVSVQAAGCAPVVRAFDERKVESAFWDGAQTVASGLRVPKAFADAMILAAIYESKGCAVAVPDSDLLSEMARVAALEGIFLCPEGAAGVAAARKLRQQGFIAPSDRVVVFNTGSGYKYVELFTK; encoded by the coding sequence GTGCGCAACACATTTTTCACCCATCTCCGCTGCAGTGCCTGCAACAAGACCCTCCCCGGAGACATTGTTCAGACGGTTTGCCCCGCATGCGGCAAGGCGCTGGTTGCGGAGTATGACCTCTCCGCCGCGCGGAAGGAGCTTCCCCGCCGGGACTTTGCTTCCCATGAGAGGGGCCTGTGGAAATACCGGAAACTCCTCCCGGTGAGCGACGACTCGGCTGTCATCACGCTCGGGGAGGGATCGACCCCCGTGCTCCGGACCGCGAGGCTGGGAACGGAACTGGAGTTGGACCGGCTCTTCATCAAGGAGGAGGGCCTCAACCCCACCGGCTCGTTCAAAGCGAGAGGAATTTCGCTGGCGGTTTCGCGGGCGAAGGAACTCGGAATCAGGGAGGTCGCGATGCCTTCCGCCGGAAACGCCGGCGGCGCGCTCGCCGCCTATGCGGCGAAGGCGGGGATCGCGGCCCACATCTTCATGCCCAGGGATACGCCTCTTGTGAATGTCCGGGAGGCCTCGTTCTTCGGCGCCCGCGTCGAGCTCGTCCAGGGCGTCATCAGCGACGCGGCAAAGCGTATGAACGAACTCCGGCCGGGGACAAACTGGTTCGATATGTCGACGATGAAGGAACCGTACCGGCTCGAGGGAAAAAAGACGATGGGCTTCGAGCTCGCCGAACAATTCGAGTGGGATCTGCCGGAGGTGATTATCTACCCTACCGGCGGGGGGACAGGATTGATCGGAATGTGGAAGGCGTTTAACGAACTGGAAACGCTCGGGTGGATTTCTTCCAAACGGCCAAAGATGGTCTCCGTCCAGGCCGCCGGCTGCGCCCCGGTCGTCCGCGCTTTCGACGAACGGAAGGTTGAATCCGCGTTCTGGGACGGAGCTCAAACGGTCGCATCGGGACTACGGGTCCCGAAGGCTTTTGCGGATGCGATGATCCTCGCGGCGATCTACGAGAGCAAGGGCTGCGCCGTTGCGGTGCCGGATTCGGACCTTCTCTCCGAGATGGCGCGGGTTGCGGCTCTCGAGGGAATCTTCCTTTGTCCGGAAGGGGCAGCCGGCGTGGCTGCGGCCCGGAAATTGAGGCAGCAGGGGTTCATCGCGCCCTCCGACCGGGTGGTCGTTTTCAATACCGGCTCCGGGTACAAGTATGTGGAGCTGTTTACGAAGTAG
- a CDS encoding DUF4340 domain-containing protein yields MNKSTIILISLLLVLGAVTYFLLPSQKEHESSYEPSDLNVKVDSASVVKIEIEQKGKSVTIENVGGKWMITSPLRYAADATSIKQLLSGLSKFRVGSLISSNPEKQNIFQVDSTGTRISVTDRSGKPVALVVGKMGPSFSEVYFRLPSSKDVYLGEGLDTWTINKEVKEWRDKSIVSIPSESVKQLTYTVANKETRFQRDSSGWRSAEKTLDAAGMSSTLNQLANLHADDFVDSLMKMQTHPAALGIHAAEDVTISLFPAPPDSSRYYVQVSNTPQLFVVSKWTAQQLLKPVEEAAFPAKPHPSVAAKKEPAVSAPPQITEDEKPPIPVPASRKAAETSQNVPAPGVKNQKTAESQKQDSSAAPKRTRTTGRSPSPAGQKTETAPAAQPKTSSSGTATDEEGDLTVHTVKKSETMTTIAKQYGVTVEQILKWNLLKSIGVKPGQELYIYVKK; encoded by the coding sequence ATGAACAAGTCAACGATCATCCTGATCTCCCTCCTGCTCGTGCTGGGAGCCGTTACCTACTTTCTCCTGCCTTCGCAGAAGGAACACGAATCGAGTTATGAGCCTTCGGACCTCAACGTGAAGGTCGACTCCGCCTCCGTCGTCAAGATCGAGATCGAACAGAAAGGGAAGTCCGTGACGATCGAGAATGTGGGCGGGAAATGGATGATCACCTCGCCCCTCCGGTATGCCGCGGACGCGACCTCGATCAAACAGCTCCTGAGCGGGCTCTCCAAGTTCAGGGTGGGGAGCCTGATCTCCTCCAATCCGGAGAAACAGAACATCTTCCAGGTCGACAGTACGGGGACAAGAATCTCTGTGACCGACCGCTCGGGGAAGCCGGTCGCGCTGGTCGTGGGCAAGATGGGGCCTTCCTTCTCGGAGGTTTACTTCCGCCTCCCTTCCTCGAAGGACGTCTACCTCGGAGAGGGACTCGACACCTGGACGATCAACAAGGAAGTGAAAGAATGGCGCGACAAATCGATCGTCTCCATTCCCTCCGAATCGGTCAAACAGCTGACCTATACGGTGGCGAACAAGGAAACCAGGTTTCAGCGCGATAGCTCGGGATGGAGATCGGCCGAGAAGACTCTCGACGCGGCCGGCATGAGTTCCACGCTCAACCAGCTCGCGAACCTACACGCCGACGACTTTGTCGACTCTCTGATGAAAATGCAGACGCATCCGGCCGCGCTCGGAATTCATGCGGCCGAGGACGTCACGATCAGTCTCTTCCCGGCGCCTCCCGACTCGTCCAGGTACTACGTCCAGGTCTCGAACACCCCCCAGTTATTCGTGGTCAGCAAGTGGACGGCGCAGCAATTACTGAAGCCGGTGGAGGAAGCGGCGTTCCCCGCAAAACCGCATCCAAGTGTCGCCGCGAAGAAGGAACCGGCGGTGAGCGCTCCTCCGCAAATTACGGAGGATGAAAAACCCCCCATCCCTGTTCCGGCCTCCCGGAAAGCGGCTGAGACCAGCCAGAACGTGCCCGCCCCCGGTGTGAAGAACCAGAAGACCGCCGAGTCGCAGAAGCAGGACTCCTCCGCGGCGCCGAAGCGAACACGCACAACGGGCCGGTCTCCGAGCCCCGCCGGCCAGAAAACCGAGACAGCACCCGCCGCGCAGCCGAAAACTTCATCCTCCGGGACGGCAACCGACGAGGAGGGTGATCTGACGGTTCACACGGTCAAAAAAAGCGAGACGATGACCACGATTGCGAAGCAGTATGGGGTCACGGTTGAACAGATCCTGAAATGGAACCTGCTCAAGTCGATCGGCGTCAAACCCGGTCAGGAACTCTATATCTATGTCAAAAAATAA
- a CDS encoding shikimate kinase, with amino-acid sequence MTRRRKNLIYLTGFMGSGKSTIAPILANTLGYTSRDIDAEIEQVTGKKVSDIFTDHGETYFRETEQRLLRESSRLEGCIVSLGGGTIANTANLQIVKSSGVLVYLMASVDQILRRVRHKTNRPLLLTPEGERLSESDLRERISFLMTERAPYYEQADLTIVTGDQPVGLTVDKIVRAINQLVE; translated from the coding sequence ATGACCAGGCGCAGGAAGAACCTCATCTACCTGACGGGCTTTATGGGGAGCGGTAAAAGCACCATCGCGCCCATCCTCGCCAACACGCTCGGGTACACCTCCCGCGATATCGACGCGGAAATCGAACAGGTCACCGGGAAGAAAGTGTCGGATATTTTCACGGACCACGGTGAAACATACTTTCGCGAAACCGAGCAGAGGCTCCTCCGGGAGTCGAGCAGATTGGAGGGCTGCATTGTTTCCCTCGGCGGCGGAACCATCGCAAACACGGCGAACCTCCAGATCGTGAAGTCTTCCGGCGTACTCGTCTATCTCATGGCGAGCGTGGATCAAATCCTGCGGCGGGTCAGGCATAAGACCAACAGGCCCCTCCTCCTGACGCCGGAGGGAGAGCGCCTGAGCGAATCGGACCTCCGCGAGAGGATCTCGTTCCTGATGACCGAGCGCGCGCCCTACTATGAGCAGGCCGATCTCACGATCGTGACGGGCGACCAGCCGGTCGGGCTCACGGTCGACAAGATCGTGCGGGCGATCAACCAGCTTGTGGAGTAG